A region from the Brachyspira hampsonii genome encodes:
- a CDS encoding excinuclease ABC subunit B — protein MKCNICGKEKAVLYIQEIIGNERRQIHICKECEINGNIIEKCLELEFNNIDTIFPNYKSLPSKKKKKKTPSTSKICKVCGYSLDDFLKTGIVSCPKCYEYFKSELSKHIKKIHRENKHIGKISSRNLSNKDVEAKINKYREEIELLIKIEKYEEAALIRDKLEHLKKDLISKKTKSEKKDVR, from the coding sequence TTGAAGTGCAATATATGTGGTAAAGAAAAAGCTGTATTATATATTCAGGAAATAATAGGCAATGAAAGAAGACAAATTCATATATGCAAAGAATGTGAAATAAACGGCAATATTATAGAAAAATGTTTAGAATTGGAATTTAATAATATTGATACTATATTTCCAAATTATAAATCATTGCCTTCAAAAAAGAAAAAGAAAAAAACTCCTAGTACTAGTAAAATATGCAAAGTTTGCGGATATTCTTTAGATGATTTTCTAAAAACAGGCATAGTATCCTGTCCTAAATGCTATGAATATTTCAAATCAGAACTTAGTAAGCATATTAAAAAAATACATAGAGAAAATAAGCATATAGGAAAAATATCCAGCAGAAATTTAAGCAATAAAGATGTAGAAGCCAAAATTAATAAATACAGAGAAGAAATAGAACTTCTTATAAAAATAGAAAAATATGAAGAAGCTGCATTGATAAGAGATAAATTGGAACATTTGAAAAAAGATTTAATATCTAAAAAAACTAAGAGCGAAAAAAAAGATGTCCGTTAA
- a CDS encoding IspD/TarI family cytidylyltransferase encodes MNNTTLVILIAGSSKRFAGKVKKQFIKVDNKPIFIHTLINMLKFHFNNIVLVSAEEEIKNIKKYIEKESLIKEKIKKNIHYIKGGSERVYSVYNAMSFLNEHREDIQTDYVFIHDGVRPLVKKKEIMQLYEDVLKYDAAILASKVVDTIKKVNEDKTITDTIDRTYLYRAATPQGFKFDNYMYAIEKYINDKNADLVTDDAEIYSKYFGEVKISECSSDNIKITNREDLDIFIKLR; translated from the coding sequence ATGAATAATACAACTTTAGTAATATTAATAGCGGGAAGTTCTAAAAGATTTGCAGGTAAAGTAAAAAAACAATTTATCAAAGTTGATAATAAGCCTATATTTATTCATACTCTTATAAATATGCTTAAGTTTCATTTTAATAATATTGTTTTAGTAAGTGCTGAAGAAGAGATAAAGAATATAAAAAAATATATTGAAAAAGAATCTCTCATAAAAGAAAAGATAAAGAAAAACATTCATTATATAAAAGGCGGAAGTGAGAGGGTATATTCTGTATATAATGCTATGAGTTTTCTAAATGAACATAGAGAAGATATTCAAACAGATTATGTATTTATTCATGATGGGGTAAGACCTTTAGTGAAGAAAAAAGAAATTATGCAGTTATATGAAGATGTTTTAAAATATGATGCTGCTATATTGGCCTCTAAGGTTGTAGATACAATAAAAAAAGTGAATGAAGATAAAACTATTACAGATACTATTGACAGAACTTATCTTTATAGGGCTGCCACTCCTCAGGGATTTAAATTTGATAATTATATGTATGCTATTGAAAAATATATCAATGATAAAAATGCTGATTTAGTTACAGATGATGCTGAAATATATAGTAAGTATTTCGGAGAGGTAAAAATATCTGAATGTTCTTCTGATAATATAAAGATAACCAATAGAGAAGATTTAGATATTTTTATAAAACTAAGATAA
- a CDS encoding MATE family efflux transporter, translating into MISFFKSQSTEARRDLILHGSITNTLIMLSIPTLMMSLVQSMIPLMDGLFLNNVTGTIIASSVNFAEPIVNMMTALSQGLGVAAMAIVGQYNGLGDFKSAKKISTQIVVTGVLFGIAMGPTLYIVSILVSMNLQPGIKENVYQYLSLYSFVMPMTFLAALYNGIKNANGKPEATFIRSVILLVLKILFNFIYVYFMHLKIVGSVLASFSTYAIVTIWMYYDLFIKNSDDKLSLKEFKFDFSILKELMIIGIPSMLTTFLSNLGFFLINSEVEKYGATVLNGQGIANNITAVCFNLPAAFGSAVTTMVSMNIGAKYADKAKKSCYTGMLLSAITAIVLIAIVIPLTPYMTRLFTREAEDLYVANGALPIFALGVLGFGITMVVQGALIGLGRTRVPLIISILRIWFLRFVFIILTTKYLSYWSVFWGNLFSNTMSGVIALIIISRVPWVSVINLKTQNSLVLRTRLFIDSLGAKLFPKNIGKRKDYVQKMRDKLSKIKDPVKLVLFREKEIEKIEKMQQKEEIERKKEEKRKLERAEWRMQLEEMKELREKRNQERREYNENRKKEKEAKKLQMKQEVQARREARYKLREEKKLESEKRKEERMNLRNKNTQNNQPRE; encoded by the coding sequence ATGATTAGTTTTTTCAAAAGTCAGTCTACAGAAGCAAGAAGAGATTTAATACTTCATGGCTCTATTACAAATACATTGATAATGTTATCTATCCCAACATTAATGATGAGTTTAGTTCAGTCAATGATTCCTTTAATGGACGGTCTTTTTCTCAATAATGTTACAGGTACTATTATAGCAAGCAGTGTTAATTTTGCAGAACCTATAGTTAATATGATGACAGCATTATCTCAGGGCTTAGGTGTTGCTGCTATGGCAATAGTTGGACAGTATAACGGACTTGGAGATTTTAAGAGTGCCAAAAAAATATCTACACAGATAGTAGTTACAGGTGTTTTATTTGGTATTGCTATGGGACCTACGCTTTACATTGTAAGCATATTAGTTTCTATGAATTTACAGCCGGGCATTAAAGAAAATGTATATCAGTATTTATCATTATATAGTTTTGTTATGCCTATGACATTTTTGGCAGCTTTATATAATGGTATAAAAAATGCTAATGGTAAGCCTGAAGCCACTTTTATAAGAAGTGTGATATTACTAGTTCTAAAAATATTATTTAATTTTATATATGTATATTTCATGCATTTGAAAATAGTAGGCAGTGTATTAGCTTCATTTTCTACTTATGCCATTGTTACAATTTGGATGTATTATGATTTATTTATTAAAAATAGCGATGATAAATTATCATTAAAAGAATTCAAATTTGATTTTAGTATTTTAAAAGAGCTTATGATAATAGGTATTCCTTCAATGCTTACAACATTTTTAAGTAATTTAGGATTCTTTCTTATCAATAGCGAAGTTGAAAAATATGGTGCTACAGTATTAAATGGTCAGGGAATAGCAAATAATATTACAGCAGTATGTTTCAATTTGCCTGCTGCATTTGGGTCAGCAGTTACTACTATGGTTAGTATGAATATAGGGGCTAAATATGCAGATAAGGCTAAAAAATCTTGTTATACAGGTATGTTATTGAGTGCTATTACCGCTATTGTTCTTATAGCTATTGTTATACCTCTTACTCCTTATATGACTAGACTTTTTACAAGAGAAGCAGAAGATTTATATGTTGCTAATGGTGCATTACCTATATTTGCATTGGGGGTTTTGGGATTTGGAATAACTATGGTAGTTCAAGGGGCATTAATAGGGCTTGGGCGTACTAGGGTTCCGCTCATAATAAGTATATTAAGGATATGGTTTTTAAGATTTGTATTTATTATTTTAACTACTAAGTATTTGTCTTATTGGTCTGTATTTTGGGGTAATTTATTTTCTAATACTATGTCCGGAGTGATAGCACTTATCATCATATCTAGAGTACCTTGGGTTTCTGTTATTAATTTGAAAACACAGAACAGTCTTGTTTTAAGGACAAGATTATTTATAGATTCTTTGGGGGCTAAATTGTTTCCTAAAAATATAGGAAAACGAAAAGATTATGTTCAGAAGATGAGAGATAAATTAAGTAAAATAAAAGACCCTGTAAAACTTGTTCTTTTTAGAGAGAAGGAAATTGAAAAAATAGAGAAAATGCAGCAAAAAGAAGAAATAGAAAGAAAAAAAGAAGAAAAGAGAAAATTAGAAAGGGCAGAGTGGAGAATGCAGCTTGAAGAGATGAAGGAATTAAGAGAGAAAAGAAATCAAGAGCGTAGAGAATATAATGAAAATAGGAAAAAAGAAAAAGAGGCTAAGAAATTACAAATGAAGCAAGAAGTTCAGGCTAGAAGAGAAGCTAGATATAAATTAAGAGAAGAGAAAAAATTAGAAAGTGAAAAACGAAAAGAAGAGAGAATGAATTTAAGAAATAAAAATACACAAAATAATCAGCCGAGAGAATAA
- a CDS encoding transglycosylase domain-containing protein, with the protein MFKKKKQENNNNNIKKKKKSKLKKFILTIFIICLFVFVAVGIVGIYFVGGVYKDWVARRDQSMAMLEEYYDIIVIRGNEKRIRYFNPLNPFGDSPPTKIYDRNNILIGEYMPPAYEVVNVDDINPLLEQTLLLMEDQKFYSHKGINYFRTAYLGIQTILTRKIVGGGSTLTQQLAKLLFTKSERTIERKLFEMFAAREIEQKYTKKEILAMYFNTVYLGDGNYGFEAAANHYFNKPLRQCRLLEYAILVGMLPNPTYYSIVNNPDNSRKKVEQILSRLVKNNIIDKQTMESELALFDKEYTNINKQVKGAQWKMTVNRTPYVNEYVRQELLNYFNKDELALSGLKIYTTVNERYYRVADSVMKENIRNLQTSSSNRSYQGAMVSIDPKTGGILVMIGGDGYTLQNQFNRAVQAKRQIGSVIKPFIYLYAFEGGAQPFSTMLDTNYSYPQGTGKPAYSPRNFDRRYRGEMTLETALSKSINTIAVKLLNDIGLSYFIEHSREFFGENAYIPNALSIGLGTMEMSPLDLASAYSALANGGIKYKPYIVDKIIDIDGNELSVTALVDRTPHKISATSPSSYYFLNTTLQKVIAPGGTAYRSANTYGFKYPSYSAKTGTTSEHRDNWFAAYNDEIVTITWIGSDRNDLLPNNVTGGATTALATFQYLNSITPQSKREFNWPIPNDVLVVEICQDSGLPRNHTCVNVAPLTVGGNVDLSTQCPIDHLRTGTVRNEDTNDTMIDDEGDFYYTPLDENTNSYDSNQNNNTQNNNQNNNIYLLPEDNIEDPSLGNIRS; encoded by the coding sequence ATGTTTAAGAAAAAAAAACAAGAAAATAATAATAACAACATTAAAAAAAAGAAGAAATCTAAATTAAAGAAATTTATACTAACTATTTTTATTATATGTTTATTTGTCTTTGTTGCGGTGGGTATAGTAGGGATATACTTTGTCGGCGGCGTATATAAAGATTGGGTAGCCAGAAGAGATCAAAGTATGGCTATGCTTGAAGAATACTATGATATAATAGTTATAAGAGGTAATGAAAAAAGGATAAGATATTTTAATCCTTTAAATCCTTTCGGAGATTCTCCTCCTACAAAAATATATGATAGAAATAATATATTGATAGGTGAATATATGCCTCCTGCTTATGAAGTTGTTAATGTAGATGATATTAATCCTCTTTTGGAACAGACATTGCTTTTAATGGAAGATCAGAAATTCTACTCCCATAAAGGTATTAACTATTTCAGAACAGCCTATTTAGGTATACAAACTATTTTAACAAGAAAAATAGTAGGCGGCGGTTCTACACTTACTCAGCAGCTAGCCAAGCTATTATTTACTAAAAGTGAAAGAACTATAGAAAGAAAGCTTTTTGAAATGTTCGCTGCAAGAGAGATAGAACAGAAATATACTAAGAAAGAAATTTTAGCTATGTATTTTAATACTGTTTATCTAGGCGATGGGAACTACGGATTTGAAGCAGCAGCCAATCATTATTTTAATAAACCTCTAAGACAATGCCGATTATTAGAATACGCTATATTAGTTGGTATGCTTCCTAATCCCACATACTATTCTATAGTAAATAATCCAGATAACAGCAGGAAAAAAGTAGAGCAGATATTATCAAGACTTGTAAAAAATAACATTATAGATAAACAGACTATGGAATCTGAACTTGCTTTATTTGATAAAGAATATACTAATATAAACAAGCAGGTTAAAGGTGCCCAATGGAAGATGACAGTAAATAGAACTCCTTATGTCAATGAATATGTAAGGCAGGAATTATTGAATTATTTTAATAAAGATGAGCTTGCATTATCCGGTCTTAAAATATACACAACAGTAAATGAAAGATATTACAGAGTTGCCGATTCTGTAATGAAAGAAAATATTAGAAATTTACAGACTAGTTCATCAAATAGAAGCTATCAGGGAGCGATGGTATCAATAGACCCTAAAACAGGCGGAATACTTGTTATGATAGGTGGAGACGGATACACATTGCAAAATCAGTTTAACAGAGCAGTACAGGCAAAAAGACAAATAGGCAGTGTAATAAAACCTTTTATATATTTATATGCATTTGAGGGCGGGGCACAGCCTTTTTCTACTATGCTTGATACCAATTACAGCTATCCTCAGGGTACAGGAAAGCCTGCATACTCACCTAGAAACTTTGACAGAAGGTATAGAGGTGAAATGACTTTAGAAACAGCTTTATCAAAATCAATTAATACAATAGCGGTTAAATTATTAAATGATATAGGGCTTTCTTATTTCATAGAGCATTCAAGAGAATTTTTCGGAGAGAATGCTTATATACCTAATGCTTTGTCTATAGGTTTGGGAACTATGGAAATGAGTCCTCTTGATTTAGCTTCTGCTTATAGTGCATTGGCTAATGGAGGTATTAAATATAAGCCTTATATTGTGGATAAAATAATTGATATAGACGGTAATGAACTTAGTGTTACAGCTTTAGTCGATAGAACGCCTCATAAAATAAGTGCAACTTCACCGTCATCTTATTATTTTTTAAATACTACTTTACAGAAAGTTATAGCACCAGGAGGAACAGCATATAGAAGTGCTAATACTTACGGCTTTAAATATCCTTCATATTCCGCCAAAACAGGAACAACAAGCGAACACCGTGATAATTGGTTTGCCGCATATAATGATGAGATAGTTACAATTACTTGGATAGGAAGCGACAGAAATGATCTGCTTCCAAATAATGTAACAGGAGGGGCCACTACTGCTTTAGCAACTTTTCAATATCTTAATTCTATTACTCCTCAATCTAAAAGAGAATTTAATTGGCCTATACCTAATGATGTATTAGTAGTAGAAATTTGTCAGGATTCAGGGCTTCCTAGAAATCATACCTGCGTAAATGTTGCACCTCTTACGGTAGGCGGAAATGTTGATTTGTCTACTCAATGTCCTATAGATCATCTTAGAACAGGTACAGTTAGAAATGAGGATACCAATGATACTATGATAGATGATGAGGGAGATTTCTATTATACGCCTTTAGATGAAAATACTAATAGCTATGATAGTAATCAAAATAATAATACTCAAAATAACAATCAAAATAATAATATATACTTGCTTCCAGAAGATAATATAGAAGATCCTAGTTTAGGAAATATAAGAAGTTGA
- a CDS encoding DUF4234 domain-containing protein encodes MKNFQPKPLLTVAILSIVTCGIYFIYWIYVTTNDVNNYMEQEYINPTLSLVLSIITCGLFSIYWFYKYGTIVFNDMSKKAELDSYGENAAVLAILLFIPFGYIYSIIALQSKLNIIFTKYSDKDSK; translated from the coding sequence ATGAAGAATTTTCAACCTAAACCATTATTAACTGTAGCAATTTTATCAATAGTAACATGCGGCATATATTTTATTTATTGGATTTATGTTACAACAAATGATGTTAATAATTATATGGAACAGGAATATATTAATCCTACCTTATCTCTTGTATTATCGATAATAACATGCGGATTATTCTCCATATATTGGTTTTATAAATATGGAACAATAGTATTTAATGATATGAGTAAAAAGGCTGAATTAGACAGTTATGGTGAAAATGCTGCTGTTTTAGCAATATTACTCTTTATACCATTCGGATATATTTATTCTATTATAGCCCTTCAATCTAAACTAAATATTATTTTTACTAAATATTCAGATAAGGATTCGAAATAA
- a CDS encoding PepSY-like domain-containing protein codes for MTNSLNLFIKITPSKLPENIRRFIASNYSKAKIVYIDIRKEQYEIKLNNGIYINFDKNGAWNYISSDDKLSENILPKNIAGKIKNIMKKYNNAYIFEVSKRIEFYKIRLTNSLEICIRNNGQLIMA; via the coding sequence ATGACTAACAGCTTAAACCTTTTTATTAAAATTACACCTAGCAAATTACCTGAAAATATTAGAAGATTTATCGCTTCTAATTATAGCAAAGCTAAAATCGTTTATATTGACATAAGAAAAGAACAATATGAAATTAAATTAAATAATGGAATTTATATCAATTTCGACAAAAACGGAGCCTGGAATTATATAAGCAGCGATGACAAATTATCTGAAAATATACTCCCAAAAAATATAGCAGGTAAAATAAAAAACATAATGAAAAAATATAATAATGCTTATATTTTTGAAGTTAGTAAAAGAATAGAATTCTACAAAATAAGATTGACTAATTCTTTGGAAATATGCATAAGAAATAACGGACAATTAATAATGGCATAA
- a CDS encoding methyl-accepting chemotaxis protein, whose amino-acid sequence MKKIHSLSFKVPAIISVISILIIFIILSIAVTFANKGISRSRFEGFANTVQSYAKLFDSILSDQVSLAKTYSVAPAIMNSLLNRNEQTEADALNALALFNGANEYSINIAVVDLNGDIIADALGSSIGNNISDTRPNFWSVLESKNFEYTFDDEIIDSADTGNKSLVLGGAIKSLDGNLLGAILVVIDWKLIHDNYFSDITLGETGRILTIDSNLIDIMDNLYDQIGSSTVQDYKTVFDNNLTQGTLSYMYMGQKRTGSYSKMKSMNWIIAMTMFDSEIYSTNRELILISSLVGLIAIVLLSVFVYLFIKRIMSHINSIIREAKEIEIGNLTYVSNEHKRKDELGILFESFSGMRKKLTEIISQVNDSSIKITTAAQELANGNSDLSKRTEAQAASLEETASSMEEMASTIKSSTSHSIEGNNMMKESMNSIRNAGSIILETTKSIEEVNEDSEKIKNITKVIEDIAFQTNILALNAAVEAARAGEQGKGFAVVASEVRNLAQNSQSSAKDITSLINVIYDKISKSVEKAKESEKIFEDLEKKIEETSNIMRDISETAIEQQSGVDQVNIAVSQMDSVTQQNAGLVEQSASAAASLLNEAKELEEAMQFFKLNK is encoded by the coding sequence ATGAAGAAGATACATAGTTTATCTTTCAAAGTTCCTGCTATAATATCAGTCATATCTATATTGATAATATTCATTATATTAAGTATAGCAGTAACTTTTGCTAATAAAGGAATAAGCAGAAGCAGATTTGAGGGATTTGCTAATACAGTTCAGTCTTATGCTAAATTATTTGATTCCATATTGTCAGATCAAGTTTCATTAGCTAAAACATATTCTGTTGCTCCTGCTATTATGAATTCTCTTTTAAATAGAAATGAACAGACAGAAGCTGATGCATTAAATGCTTTGGCACTATTTAATGGGGCTAATGAATATTCTATAAATATAGCAGTAGTGGATTTAAATGGTGATATTATAGCCGATGCTTTAGGTAGTTCTATTGGCAACAATATTTCTGATACTAGACCTAATTTCTGGTCTGTACTAGAAAGCAAGAATTTTGAATATACATTTGATGATGAAATAATAGATTCAGCAGATACGGGAAATAAATCATTGGTCTTGGGCGGTGCTATAAAAAGTTTAGACGGCAATTTATTAGGTGCGATACTTGTTGTAATAGATTGGAAACTTATACATGATAATTACTTTTCAGATATAACTTTGGGAGAAACAGGCAGGATACTAACTATAGATTCTAATTTAATTGATATAATGGATAATCTATATGATCAAATAGGATCTAGTACCGTTCAGGATTATAAAACAGTATTTGATAATAATTTAACACAGGGCACTTTATCATATATGTATATGGGTCAAAAAAGAACAGGTTCTTATAGTAAAATGAAATCTATGAATTGGATAATTGCTATGACTATGTTTGATAGTGAAATATATTCTACAAACAGGGAATTAATTTTAATAAGTTCATTAGTAGGTTTAATTGCTATAGTATTATTATCTGTATTTGTTTATCTTTTTATAAAAAGAATAATGAGTCATATAAACAGCATTATAAGAGAGGCCAAGGAAATAGAGATAGGAAATTTAACTTATGTTTCAAATGAGCATAAGAGAAAAGATGAGCTTGGAATATTATTTGAATCTTTCAGCGGAATGCGTAAAAAACTTACAGAGATAATATCTCAAGTTAATGATTCCTCTATCAAAATAACTACAGCAGCTCAGGAATTAGCAAATGGTAATTCTGATTTATCAAAAAGAACAGAAGCTCAGGCTGCAAGTCTAGAAGAAACTGCTAGTTCTATGGAGGAGATGGCTTCTACAATTAAATCTTCTACTTCTCATTCTATAGAAGGCAATAATATGATGAAGGAATCTATGAATTCAATTAGGAATGCCGGATCCATAATTTTAGAAACAACTAAAAGTATAGAAGAGGTTAATGAGGATAGTGAAAAAATAAAAAATATAACAAAGGTCATAGAGGATATTGCTTTTCAAACTAATATATTGGCACTTAATGCTGCTGTTGAAGCTGCCCGTGCCGGAGAACAGGGTAAGGGATTTGCTGTTGTAGCGAGCGAAGTTAGGAATTTGGCACAGAATTCTCAGTCTTCTGCTAAGGATATTACTTCTTTGATTAATGTTATATATGATAAAATTAGTAAATCTGTAGAGAAAGCAAAAGAGTCAGAGAAAATATTTGAAGATTTAGAGAAAAAAATAGAAGAGACTTCTAATATAATGAGAGATATCAGTGAAACAGCTATAGAGCAGCAGTCAGGAGTTGATCAGGTAAATATAGCAGTTTCTCAAATGGATAGCGTAACACAGCAGAATGCCGGATTGGTAGAACAATCTGCTTCAGCGGCTGCTTCTTTGTTAAATGAAGCTAAGGAATTAGAAGAGGCTATGCAGTTTTTCAAATTAAATAAATAA
- a CDS encoding restriction endonuclease subunit S, which yields MQKIILKNIANIRVGASVSRASAKIYEKGYEINLINLKAFDNKSVKYAQNEKNIDKIQIKQKNIELIQTNDIIIRLREPFNSLIIEDNIDNCIISSLMACIRIKEEFYNICLPHFLAIYLNNKKVQKFLKRESRGTGIISIGTFDISNIEIELPSIDKQKEIIEINSLFERDIFIHGKLFELKQVFYKEAMNKILKNC from the coding sequence ATGCAAAAAATTATATTAAAAAATATAGCAAACATAAGAGTTGGGGCATCTGTTTCAAGAGCTTCTGCAAAGATATACGAAAAAGGATACGAAATTAATCTCATAAACTTAAAAGCATTCGATAACAAATCAGTTAAGTATGCTCAAAATGAAAAAAACATTGATAAAATACAAATCAAACAAAAAAATATCGAGCTAATACAAACAAATGATATTATTATAAGACTTAGAGAACCATTCAATAGTCTAATAATAGAAGATAATATTGATAATTGTATAATAAGTTCATTAATGGCATGCATCAGAATAAAAGAAGAATTTTATAATATATGCCTGCCTCATTTTCTTGCTATTTATCTAAATAATAAAAAAGTTCAGAAATTTCTAAAAAGAGAATCAAGAGGAACAGGGATAATATCCATAGGAACTTTTGATATATCAAATATAGAAATAGAACTGCCTAGTATAGATAAACAAAAAGAAATCATTGAAATAAATTCACTATTTGAAAGAGATATTTTTATTCATGGAAAACTCTTTGAATTAAAACAAGTATTCTACAAAGAAGCTATGAATAAAATATTAAAAAACTGTTAA
- a CDS encoding type I restriction-modification system subunit M, whose amino-acid sequence MKTTKEVVENIVWKACDTFRGSIDSSVYKDYILSMLFVKYLSDFVKEKTEELRKKYKDNEGILSRMIERLDYKISETANFDYLYSIREENNIGERINTALREIEKQNQTKFEGIFNNIDFNDSNKFGNTKTRNSILKNLLEDFNDPALDLSPSALENNDVMGDAYEYLIKNFASDAGKKGGEFFTPPEVSMLIAKIVTLNIKDGVKVYDPTCGSGSLLVKVYKELGGENCSVYGQEKNSQTYSLCRMNMYLHEIGDKGIIEWGDTIKEPKFLDKNGNLEKFDIVVANPPFSLDKWGEETAVKDQYNRFEYGIPPKSKGDYAFVLHMINSMSENGITAVVMPHGVLFRGASEGIIRERIINENLLDAVIGLPNNLFYGTSIPACILILKKNRKEKDILFIDASVEYEKGKNQNRLRDEDIEKIVKAYKDRKNIEKYSKSASLEEIKENEYNLNIPRYIDSFEDEEHVDLKSINKEITTLEKERETLSGKLEDFLKDIKL is encoded by the coding sequence ATGAAAACAACAAAAGAAGTAGTTGAAAATATAGTTTGGAAAGCATGCGACACTTTCAGAGGATCAATAGACTCATCTGTTTATAAAGATTATATATTGAGTATGCTATTTGTGAAATACTTATCAGATTTCGTGAAAGAAAAAACTGAAGAATTAAGAAAAAAATATAAAGACAATGAAGGCATTTTATCAAGAATGATTGAAAGGTTGGATTATAAAATAAGCGAAACTGCTAACTTTGATTATCTATATTCTATAAGAGAAGAAAACAATATTGGCGAGAGAATCAATACTGCTTTAAGAGAAATAGAAAAACAGAATCAAACTAAATTTGAAGGCATTTTTAACAATATAGATTTTAATGACTCAAATAAATTCGGCAACACAAAAACAAGAAATTCTATATTAAAAAATCTGCTTGAAGACTTCAATGATCCTGCATTAGACTTAAGCCCTAGTGCATTAGAAAACAATGATGTTATGGGCGATGCTTATGAGTATTTGATAAAAAACTTTGCAAGCGATGCCGGTAAAAAAGGCGGTGAGTTCTTTACCCCTCCCGAAGTATCTATGCTTATAGCCAAAATAGTAACTTTGAATATAAAAGACGGTGTTAAAGTATATGACCCTACTTGCGGAAGCGGTTCTTTGCTTGTTAAAGTGTATAAAGAATTAGGAGGCGAAAACTGTTCTGTATACGGACAGGAGAAAAACAGCCAAACATATTCTTTATGCCGAATGAATATGTATTTGCATGAAATAGGCGATAAAGGAATAATTGAATGGGGCGACACTATAAAAGAGCCTAAATTCTTGGATAAAAACGGAAATTTAGAAAAGTTTGATATAGTAGTTGCTAATCCTCCTTTCAGTTTGGATAAATGGGGAGAGGAAACAGCAGTTAAAGACCAATACAATAGATTTGAGTACGGCATACCTCCAAAGAGCAAAGGCGATTATGCTTTCGTACTTCATATGATAAACAGTATGTCTGAAAATGGAATCACTGCTGTTGTAATGCCTCATGGTGTATTATTCAGAGGAGCCAGCGAGGGAATAATACGCGAAAGAATAATAAATGAAAATTTGCTTGATGCTGTTATAGGGCTTCCAAACAATTTATTTTACGGCACTTCAATACCTGCCTGCATTCTAATATTAAAAAAGAACAGAAAAGAGAAAGACATTTTATTTATAGATGCAAGCGTAGAATATGAGAAAGGAAAAAATCAAAACCGCTTACGCGATGAGGATATAGAAAAAATAGTCAAAGCCTACAAAGACAGAAAAAACATAGAAAAATACTCTAAATCAGCAAGCCTAGAAGAAATCAAAGAAAATGAATACAATCTCAATATACCTAGATATATAGACTCATTTGAAGACGAGGAGCATGTAGATTTGAAAAGCATAAACAAAGAAATAACAACATTAGAAAAAGAACGCGAAACTCTAAGCGGCAAATTAGAAGATTTTTTGAAAGATATAAAACTTTAA